One window of the Choristoneura fumiferana chromosome 18, NRCan_CFum_1, whole genome shotgun sequence genome contains the following:
- the LOC141437957 gene encoding KRAB-A domain-containing protein 2-like, with protein MSFSLKMASQDATSSQQSEVFVVIKSEDSENTCENSAFKESFDIQLANFYNEQIGTVKKPWTSDRVLEVIRDMKAAKAALDSGVRRTSSQYYLCAKYDLIHVGNDDYLIFKKKAPEEPTVHIIPVEQYFDLLFQIHEEIGHGGRDKMIQSLKNRFYIHRKAIELFVFLCPTCEMKRKLPRKGLITTPKGEEIQKRRKIDENDEEEKEKIEEGVKVQGNVEADEKEELSKDFNYRAQVDVIDLQSIPDGDFKWLLNYKDHGTQFVQLRPLQTNQATDVALELVKIFLSFGAPFVLQSTNGREFTAKVIEEVMNIWPDCKIVLGNPRHPQTLGTVERTNEDVENMLHTWMHDNNSTNWSIGCLFVQFQKNASFNETVGRTPYHTLFGCDPTSGLQSSKIPGNILKSIETEEDLKQISQVYAKIARLK; from the coding sequence ATGTCATTTAGTCTCAAAATGGCGTCTCAAGACGCAACTTCGTCACAACAAAGTGAGGTTTTTGTTGTTATTAAGAGTGAAGACAGTGAAAATACGTGTGAGAATAGTGCATTTAAGGAATCATTTGACATACAACTTGCTAATTTTTACAATGAGCAGATTGGAACcgttaaaaagccgtggacaagTGATCGGGTTTTGGAGGTTATACGAGACATGAAAGCCGCTAAGGCGGCGTTAGATTCCGGTGTTCGACGAACATCTTCACAATATTATTTGTGTGCAAAGTATGATTTAATTCATGTTGGTAATGATGATtacttaattttcaaaaaaaaggcCCCTGAAGAACCTACTGTTCACATAATTCCTGTAGAACAGTATTTTGACTTATTGTTTCAAATCCATGAAGAAATTGGGCATGGTGGCCGTGACAAGATGATACAAAGcttaaaaaatagattttatatccACAGAAAGGCGATAgaattatttgttttcttgTGTCCAACTTGTGAAATGAAACGGAAACTGCCTAGAAAAGGCTTAATTACAACTCCAAAAGGAGAAGAAAttcaaaaaagaagaaaaattgaTGAAAACGATGaagaagaaaaggaaaaaattgaagAAGGGGTGAAAGTGCAAGGAAATGTGGAAGCAGATGAAAAAGAAGAACTTTCAAAAGATTTTAACTACCGGGCACAGGTTGATGTGATTGACTTACAATCAATACCAGATGGAGATTTCAAATGGTTATTAAATTACAAAGATCACGGTACTCAATTTGTTCAGCTTAGACCACTCCAAACAAACCAAGCAACTGATGTTGCTTTGGAATTAGTGAAAATCTTTTTATCTTTTGGAGCGCCGTTTGTGTTACAAAGTACCAATGGTCGAGAATTTACTGCCAAAGTTATTGAGGAAGTCATGAACATCTGGCCAGATTGTAAAATAGTACTTGGCAACCCGAGGCACCCACAGACACTAGGAACCGTAGAGCGCACCAATGAAGATGTTGAAAATATGCTACACACTTGGATGCACGATAACAACTCTACAAATTGGTCTATTGGCTGTCTCTTTGTTCAATTCCAGAAGAATGCATCATTTAACGAAACTGTGGGCAGGACCCCATATCACACCTTATTTGGATGCGATCCGACGTCAGGACTACAGAGCTCGAAAATACCTGGAAATATTCTTAAATCCATTGAAACTGAAGAAGATCTAAAACAAATATCTCAAGTGTATgcaaaaattgctcgtttaaaataa